One genomic region from Bombus terrestris chromosome 15, iyBomTerr1.2, whole genome shotgun sequence encodes:
- the LOC100647555 gene encoding glycerol-3-phosphate acyltransferase 1, mitochondrial isoform X4, which translates to MIDIVSTRLQEVYAKWNRRTEIKRNPESDTVRFSTKELRRTGQQMYKKKLQDKEQARKVRESSLFQIKETEPLIPTVTESSLFLHYCCNSCTPSSRNSLVNTVSKQYAPFGTNVLLMESHQSLFHRILPRAIRVCSFKEHDYSRESILESDNLKEATKLVASEIIKDEGCSETVALEKAKERAKTILTQMESKPNNLFIRITSWITYVLLPCFMQSVIILPSQIEMLKKANETGLPVILLPLHRSHMDYSIITFLHVMYGIKCPLIAAGDNLKMPFFGKLLQGLGAFFIKRRIDPVIGRKDILYRAILQTYILQKLKEGHIIEFFLEGTRTRTGKPCMPKGGILSVILDAYMEGIIEDAMIVPVVPNYERLIDGNFVQEHLGQPKRKETFISTMKAMFSTLLTNYGIMKIDICQPFSLKEMLKSFQNQSKLNGVKISPAEKPLKSTVSSSSLYGTDVVAEEYRQLVDSLARHVVYNCSDAMPIMSTNVVAFILLYIFRDGCTLDELVEAFDFIRHQLESHTKNIAFCGENIDIINHALDILGPDLVKLQNQEIIETADSQLTQSNFVTVIRPMSFLPNVIELSYYSNTVVTCFAVDSIVVTALYAIQSQMNDPIALAQNNIIVSQDLLVEKSLKLCDIFKYEFIFCKPCQELERVIIDTVVNLSHKEIIILQEESYLEEELWSKRFAKNFDDSSDEEYLNKNSSKSIRYKLNLISEHAKRVEYLHIMLQPLVDVYTFTILSLKGLVGQSLSEKDLIQKILNDIKANIDHGIIKYSECLSIDSIKNALKLFEKWNILECYPQENVKIFYLKDQYDTDSAVMKIYDIIAAFRWTKNTNEKKKMILNEFL; encoded by the exons ATGATTGATATAGTTTCAACACGTTTGCAAGAAGTGTATGCAAAATGGAACCGCAGAACGGAGATAAAGCGAAACCCAGAATCGGATACAGTTCGGTTTTCGACAAAGG AACTTCGGCGAACTGGTcaacaaatgtataaaaaaaagttaCAAGATAAAGAACAAGCAAGAAAAGTTCGGGAAAGTTCTTTATTTCAAATCAAGGAGACTGAACCATTAATCCCTACTGTCACAGAAAGCTCTTTATTTCTACACTATTGCTGCAACAGTTGCACTCCATCATCTAGA aATTCATTAGTAAATACTGTTAGTAAGCAATATGCGCCTTTTGGTACAAATGTCCTATTAATGGAGTCACATCAATCGCTATTCCATAGAATATTACCTCGTGCGATACGCGTTTGTTCTTTTAAAGAACACGATTATTCAAGGGAATCA ATTCTAGAAAGTGACAATTTAAAAGAAGCAACAAAACTGGTTGCTTCTGAAATAATTAAGGATGAGGGTTGTAGTGAAACAGTTGCCCTGGAAAAAGCAAAAGAGAGAGCCAAGACCATACTAACACAAATGGAAAGCAAACCAAACAATCTTTTCATTAGAATTACATCATGGATTACTTATGTACTGTTACCATGTTTTATGCAGTCTGTTATAATATTACCATCTCAAatagaaatgttaaaaaaagCAAATGAGACTGGTCTTCCTGTGATATTACTTCCTTTACATCGTAGTCATATGGATTATTCTATAATTACCTTCCTTCATGTAATGTATGGTATTAAATGTCCATTAATTGCAGCTGGGGATAATTTAAAAATGCCATTTTTTGg GAAGCTTTTGCAAGGTTTGGGCGCATTCTTTATAAAACGTCGAATTGATCCTGTCATAGGCCGCAAAGATATTCTTTATCGTGCCATTCTTCAGACATACATACtgcaaaaattaaaagaagGTCATATTATAGAATTCTTTTTAGAAGGTACACGTACAAGAACTGGTAAACCATGCATGCCAAAAGGTGGCATTTTGAGTGTCATTCTTGATGCATACATGGAGGGAATTATTGAAGATGCAATGATAGTACCTGTTGTACCAAATTATGAACGTCTTATTGATGGAAATTTTGTTCAAGAGCATCTAGGTCAACCAAAGAGGAAAGAAACATTTATATCTACAATGAAAGCCATGTTTTCTactttattaacaaattatggaattatgaaaattgatatttgtCAACCCTTTTCACTTAAG GAAATGTTAAAGTCTTTCCAAAATCAATCAAAATTGAATGGAGTAAAAATATCTCCTGCTGAAAAGCCTTTAAAGTCGACAGTATCTAGCTCATCGTTATATGGTACAGATGTAGTTGCAGAAGAATACCGTCAACTGGTTGACAGTCTTGCACGGCATGTTGTATATA attGTAGTGATGCAATGCCAATAATGTCGACTAACGTTGTTGCGTTCATCcttctatatatatttcgagATGGTTGTACCTTGGATGAATTAGTTGAAGCATTTGATTTCATAAGACACCAGTTAGAAAGTCATACTAAAAACATTGCATTTTGTGGAGAAAATATTGATATCATAAATCATGCT TTAGACATCTTAGGTCCAGATTTAGTAAAACTACAAAATCAAGAAATTATAGAAACAGCTGATAGTCAGCTAACTCAATCAAATTTCGTTACCGTAATCCGTCCTATGTCGTTTCTACCAAATGTAATCGAACTATCTTATTATAGTAATACAGTGGTAACATGTTTTGCTGTGGATAGCATAGTAG TAACAGCTTTGTATGCAATACAATCACAAATGAATGATCCTATAGCTCTTGCTCAAAACAATATCATAGTGTCTCAAGATCTTTTGGTAGAAAAATCACTTAAActttgtgatatttttaaatacgaatTTATTTTCTGCAAGCCATGTCAGGAATTAGAACGCGTTATTATAGACACTGTAGTAAATCTCTCACATAAAgagattattattttacaagaa GAATCTTATTTAGAAGAGGAACTATGGAGTAAAAGATTCGCAAAAAATTTTGATGATAGTTCAGATGAAGAATATCTTAATAAGAATAGCTCTAAAAGTATTCGGTACAAA TTAAATTTAATATCGGAACATGCAAAACGTGTGGAATATCTTCACATAATGTTGCAACCTTTAGTAGATGTTTATACTTTTACTATTTTGTCTCTTAAAGGATTAGTAGGTCAATCGCTAAGCGAGAAAGatttaattcaaaaaattttaaatgacaTAAAGGCGAATATAGATCATGGCATAATAAAATACA GTGAATGTTTATCTATTGATTCAATAAAGAATGCCctcaaattatttgaaaaatggaATATCTTAGAATGTTATCCACAAGAGAATGTTAAAATTTTCTACCTGAAAGATCAATATGATACAGATTCGGCTGTAATGAAAATCTACGATATAATAGCAGCTTTCAGATGGActaaaaatacaaatgaaaaaaaaaagatgatttTGAATGAATTTCTATAA
- the LOC100647555 gene encoding glycerol-3-phosphate acyltransferase 1, mitochondrial isoform X3: MASSMIDIVSTRLQEVYAKWNRRTEIKRNPESDTVRFSTKELRRTGQQMYKKKLQDKEQARKVRESSLFQIKETEPLIPTVTESSLFLHYCCNSCTPSSRNSLVNTVSKQYAPFGTNVLLMESHQSLFHRILPRAIRVCSFKEHDYSRESILESDNLKEATKLVASEIIKDEGCSETVALEKAKERAKTILTQMESKPNNLFIRITSWITYVLLPCFMQSVIILPSQIEMLKKANETGLPVILLPLHRSHMDYSIITFLHVMYGIKCPLIAAGDNLKMPFFGKLLQGLGAFFIKRRIDPVIGRKDILYRAILQTYILQKLKEGHIIEFFLEGTRTRTGKPCMPKGGILSVILDAYMEGIIEDAMIVPVVPNYERLIDGNFVQEHLGQPKRKETFISTMKAMFSTLLTNYGIMKIDICQPFSLKEMLKSFQNQSKLNGVKISPAEKPLKSTVSSSSLYGTDVVAEEYRQLVDSLARHVVYNCSDAMPIMSTNVVAFILLYIFRDGCTLDELVEAFDFIRHQLESHTKNIAFCGENIDIINHALDILGPDLVKLQNQEIIETADSQLTQSNFVTVIRPMSFLPNVIELSYYSNTVVTCFAVDSIVVTALYAIQSQMNDPIALAQNNIIVSQDLLVEKSLKLCDIFKYEFIFCKPCQELERVIIDTVVNLSHKEIIILQEESYLEEELWSKRFAKNFDDSSDEEYLNKNSSKSIRYKLNLISEHAKRVEYLHIMLQPLVDVYTFTILSLKGLVGQSLSEKDLIQKILNDIKANIDHGIIKYSECLSIDSIKNALKLFEKWNILECYPQENVKIFYLKDQYDTDSAVMKIYDIIAAFRWTKNTNEKKKMILNEFL; encoded by the exons AT GGCTTCCAGTATGATTGATATAGTTTCAACACGTTTGCAAGAAGTGTATGCAAAATGGAACCGCAGAACGGAGATAAAGCGAAACCCAGAATCGGATACAGTTCGGTTTTCGACAAAGG AACTTCGGCGAACTGGTcaacaaatgtataaaaaaaagttaCAAGATAAAGAACAAGCAAGAAAAGTTCGGGAAAGTTCTTTATTTCAAATCAAGGAGACTGAACCATTAATCCCTACTGTCACAGAAAGCTCTTTATTTCTACACTATTGCTGCAACAGTTGCACTCCATCATCTAGA aATTCATTAGTAAATACTGTTAGTAAGCAATATGCGCCTTTTGGTACAAATGTCCTATTAATGGAGTCACATCAATCGCTATTCCATAGAATATTACCTCGTGCGATACGCGTTTGTTCTTTTAAAGAACACGATTATTCAAGGGAATCA ATTCTAGAAAGTGACAATTTAAAAGAAGCAACAAAACTGGTTGCTTCTGAAATAATTAAGGATGAGGGTTGTAGTGAAACAGTTGCCCTGGAAAAAGCAAAAGAGAGAGCCAAGACCATACTAACACAAATGGAAAGCAAACCAAACAATCTTTTCATTAGAATTACATCATGGATTACTTATGTACTGTTACCATGTTTTATGCAGTCTGTTATAATATTACCATCTCAAatagaaatgttaaaaaaagCAAATGAGACTGGTCTTCCTGTGATATTACTTCCTTTACATCGTAGTCATATGGATTATTCTATAATTACCTTCCTTCATGTAATGTATGGTATTAAATGTCCATTAATTGCAGCTGGGGATAATTTAAAAATGCCATTTTTTGg GAAGCTTTTGCAAGGTTTGGGCGCATTCTTTATAAAACGTCGAATTGATCCTGTCATAGGCCGCAAAGATATTCTTTATCGTGCCATTCTTCAGACATACATACtgcaaaaattaaaagaagGTCATATTATAGAATTCTTTTTAGAAGGTACACGTACAAGAACTGGTAAACCATGCATGCCAAAAGGTGGCATTTTGAGTGTCATTCTTGATGCATACATGGAGGGAATTATTGAAGATGCAATGATAGTACCTGTTGTACCAAATTATGAACGTCTTATTGATGGAAATTTTGTTCAAGAGCATCTAGGTCAACCAAAGAGGAAAGAAACATTTATATCTACAATGAAAGCCATGTTTTCTactttattaacaaattatggaattatgaaaattgatatttgtCAACCCTTTTCACTTAAG GAAATGTTAAAGTCTTTCCAAAATCAATCAAAATTGAATGGAGTAAAAATATCTCCTGCTGAAAAGCCTTTAAAGTCGACAGTATCTAGCTCATCGTTATATGGTACAGATGTAGTTGCAGAAGAATACCGTCAACTGGTTGACAGTCTTGCACGGCATGTTGTATATA attGTAGTGATGCAATGCCAATAATGTCGACTAACGTTGTTGCGTTCATCcttctatatatatttcgagATGGTTGTACCTTGGATGAATTAGTTGAAGCATTTGATTTCATAAGACACCAGTTAGAAAGTCATACTAAAAACATTGCATTTTGTGGAGAAAATATTGATATCATAAATCATGCT TTAGACATCTTAGGTCCAGATTTAGTAAAACTACAAAATCAAGAAATTATAGAAACAGCTGATAGTCAGCTAACTCAATCAAATTTCGTTACCGTAATCCGTCCTATGTCGTTTCTACCAAATGTAATCGAACTATCTTATTATAGTAATACAGTGGTAACATGTTTTGCTGTGGATAGCATAGTAG TAACAGCTTTGTATGCAATACAATCACAAATGAATGATCCTATAGCTCTTGCTCAAAACAATATCATAGTGTCTCAAGATCTTTTGGTAGAAAAATCACTTAAActttgtgatatttttaaatacgaatTTATTTTCTGCAAGCCATGTCAGGAATTAGAACGCGTTATTATAGACACTGTAGTAAATCTCTCACATAAAgagattattattttacaagaa GAATCTTATTTAGAAGAGGAACTATGGAGTAAAAGATTCGCAAAAAATTTTGATGATAGTTCAGATGAAGAATATCTTAATAAGAATAGCTCTAAAAGTATTCGGTACAAA TTAAATTTAATATCGGAACATGCAAAACGTGTGGAATATCTTCACATAATGTTGCAACCTTTAGTAGATGTTTATACTTTTACTATTTTGTCTCTTAAAGGATTAGTAGGTCAATCGCTAAGCGAGAAAGatttaattcaaaaaattttaaatgacaTAAAGGCGAATATAGATCATGGCATAATAAAATACA GTGAATGTTTATCTATTGATTCAATAAAGAATGCCctcaaattatttgaaaaatggaATATCTTAGAATGTTATCCACAAGAGAATGTTAAAATTTTCTACCTGAAAGATCAATATGATACAGATTCGGCTGTAATGAAAATCTACGATATAATAGCAGCTTTCAGATGGActaaaaatacaaatgaaaaaaaaaagatgatttTGAATGAATTTCTATAA
- the LOC100646562 gene encoding V-type proton ATPase subunit S1 produces the protein MTQFCNVFCFVFILNVAFQILPSRADNAVPVLLWGESVNSDLTSAVNPFLKTTSEEFGLYLRKKLENSPPVLLYIKDNLCIEDLVKYKQHLQEVINGDSLRYFPAVEKAVNTVEDLPLYNQTYNDYVDSVSDGQLLIVPISNLDVIPDTYKTIKDSSPNLIAMLTGKACSYRRSERVKRDIDADNTTTSFVISGTRVLLYANRSLSLQPEKDKAIINLPLKPTITEESDSKTSAYNLTMTFTGSGAIIKNELVFIFKVRTAGYYTLKTINYSHYINANSTGNPQILTTDTDIVFPFNFSYHCSQIITFKNGDTALNITGLQVQLDPQPDKKANGTKIFAFNDAYDCVGFTTIPIWTGIFVTAILALIMIWALTMIIDIRTMDRFDDPKGKTITISAQE, from the exons ATGACACAATTTTGTAATGTTTTCTGTTTCGTTTTTATCTTAAACGttgcatttcaaattttaccttCACGCGCCGATAATGCAGTACCTGTATTGCTATGGGGTGAGTCAGTTAATTCTGATTTAACAAGTGCAGTAAACCCCTTTTTAAAGACTACCAGCGAGGAATTTGGTCTTTACCTgcgtaaaaaattagaaaattcaccTCCAGTTCTTctttatataaaagataatctgTGTATTGAAGATTTAGTGAAATACAAACAG CATCTTCAGGAAGTTATTAATGGTGATTCTTTACGTTATTTTCCTGCTGTTGAGAAAGCAGTGAATACTGTTGAAGACTTACCTTTGTACAACCAAACTTATAATGATTATGTGGATTCTGTATCTGATGGACAATTACTGATTGTTCCAATTAGTAATTTGGATGTTATCCCAGATACATACAAGACAATAAAGGATTCCAGCCCTAATTTGATAGCTATGCTCACAGGGAAAGCCTGTAGTTATAGACGTTCTGAACGAGTAAAAAGGGACATTGATGCAGACAATACTACTACATCTTTTGTCATTTCAGGAACAAGAGTATTATTATATGCTAATCGATCATTATCATTACAg CCTGAAAAAGACAAAGCTATAATAAATCTTCCACTTAAGCCTACAATTACTGAAGAATCGGATTCAAAAACATCTGCATATAATTTAACTATGACATTTACAGGATCTGGTGCTATTATCAAAAATGaacttgtttttatatttaaagttaGAACTGCAGGATATTATACACTCAAAACAATTAATTACTCACATTATATTAATGCAAATTCTACTGGTAATCCACAAATTTTAACAACAGATACAGATATTGTTTTTCCATTTAATTTCTCTTATCATTGTTCACAAATTATTACATTCAAAAATGGCGATACAGCCTTAAATATAACAGGTTTACAAGTGCAACTTGATCCACAACCGGACAAAAAGGCTAATGgtacaaaaatatttgcatttaatgATGCATATGACTGTGTCGGTTTTACTACAATTCCAATTTGGACAGGAATATTTGTTACTGCTATATTAGCTTTAATTATGATTTGGGCTCTTACTATGATTATAGATATTCGTACAATGGATAGATTTGATGACCCCAAAGGAAAAACAATTACTATTTCAGCTcaggaataa
- the LOC100647876 gene encoding tektin-3-like — protein MESTKIEGQQETVMYSQLQPWTTVGVLPCMEQIIGPPIPVRVGEFHKTPKPHAWRPTLGYEIIETSPLPAQPMTNLLANTCYMPKGMATEPLRFPNLVTGFDRNPAHAARAALFTRYGPYEWVENQLKLYNESDSNRNFSENLRADTVRMMREADEKVQNGQTESGRKLGERITDTTFWRNEVASELERLIIENTRMQECRRNLQTTIQSLEGQLHIAQECLYYREARTGSDLVHDQAEHALLKEVEVVRNCQNKLEHFTDKCVNQLTNSRAVQNQLEIDIKNKETALGIDITCHQMNNFSRGLKYYGGIEKYDPSVTEAESWAEASNNVVKKSQKEREKSNQLRSDIEVAIDAVGHEMWEAWGNTNNALARRAAEMLQAKEKLQIHLHKIQQEIFATEKNLQLMQKAITDKSSALKVAHTRLESRIHRPAAELCKDHAQLRMIEEVETINTMIHDMNLKLQRFEAQHQQLLRTRSNLESDLKSKVDSLFIDREKCMGMRRSYPIASVIKF, from the exons ATGGAGAGTACCAAAATTGAGGGACAACAAGAAACTGTTATGTACTCG CAACTTCAACCATGGACTACGGTGGGTGTTCTACCATGTATGGAACAAATTATTGGTCCACCGATTCCGGTTAGAGTTGGAGAATTTCATAAAACTCCAAAACCACATGCATGGCGTCCTACTTTAGGATATGAAATCATAGAAACATCTCCGCT ACCTGCACAACCTATGACAAATTTACTTGCTAATACCTGTTATATGCCAAAAGGAATGGCTACGGAACCGTTACGATTTCCCAATCTGGTAACTGGTTTCGATAGAAATCCTGCACACGCCGCACGAGCTGCACTTTTTACAAGATATGGCCCATACGAATGGGTGGAGAATCAGCTAAAACTTTATAATGAATCTGATAGCAACAGAAATTTCTCTGAAAATTTAAGAGCGGATACTGTTCGAATGATGCG AGAGGCCGATGAGAAAGTACAGAACGGCCAAACTGAAAGCGGTCGTAAATTGGGAGAAAGAATTACGGATACTACTTTTTGGAGAAATGAAGTAGCTTCAGAACTGGAAagattaataatagaaaatacaagAATGCAAGAGTGCCGTCGGAACCTACAAACAACGATACAAAGTTTAGAGGGTCAACTGCACATAGCGCAGGAATGTTTATATTATCGTGAAGCTAGGACag GTTCTGATTTGGTACATGACCAAGCTGAGCACGCTCTTTTAAAAGAAGTCGAGGTAGTCAGAAATTGTcaaaataaattagaacacTTTACGGACAAATGTGTTAATCAG CTTACAAACAGTAGAGCAGTACAAAATCAGTtagaaattgatataaaaaataaagaaactgcACTTGGAATTGATATTACTTGTCACCAAATGAATAATTTCAGTCGTGGGTTAAAATATTACGGTGGTATTGAAAAATATGACCCAAG TGTTACAGAAGCCGAATCATGGGCTGAAGCTTCCAATAATGTAGtcaaaaaatcacaaaaagaacGGGAGAAATCTAATCAATTACGAAGCGATATAGAAGTCGCGATAGATGCAGTTGGTCATGAGATGTGGGAAGCATGgggaaatacaaataatgcaTTAGCCAGGAGAGCTGCAGAAATGCTTCaagcaaaagaaaaattacagaTACATTTacataaa ATCCAACAAGAAATTTTTGCAACTGAAAAAAATCTACAATTAATGCAAAAAGCCATCACAGATAAAAGTTCTGCTCTTAAAGTCGCACACACTCGATTAGAAAGCAGAATACATCGACCAGCTGCAGAATTATGTAAAGATCATGCTCAACTTAG GATGATTGAGGAAGTAGaaacaataaatacaatgatacatgatatgaatttaaaattacaaagatTTGAAGCACAGCATCAACAACTTTTACGCACTAGGTCTAATTTAGAAAGTGATTTAAAATCCAAAGTTGATTCACTATTTATTGATAGGGAAAAGTGTATGGGCATGCGAAGAAGTTATCCGATTGCGTCAGTTATAAAGTTTTGA
- the LOC100647555 gene encoding glycerol-3-phosphate acyltransferase 1, mitochondrial isoform X1, with protein MGGLIEIFLFFGVLFYFFNFGASSMIDIVSTRLQEVYAKWNRRTEIKRNPESDTVRFSTKELRRTGQQMYKKKLQDKEQARKVRESSLFQIKETEPLIPTVTESSLFLHYCCNSCTPSSRNSLVNTVSKQYAPFGTNVLLMESHQSLFHRILPRAIRVCSFKEHDYSRESILESDNLKEATKLVASEIIKDEGCSETVALEKAKERAKTILTQMESKPNNLFIRITSWITYVLLPCFMQSVIILPSQIEMLKKANETGLPVILLPLHRSHMDYSIITFLHVMYGIKCPLIAAGDNLKMPFFGKLLQGLGAFFIKRRIDPVIGRKDILYRAILQTYILQKLKEGHIIEFFLEGTRTRTGKPCMPKGGILSVILDAYMEGIIEDAMIVPVVPNYERLIDGNFVQEHLGQPKRKETFISTMKAMFSTLLTNYGIMKIDICQPFSLKEMLKSFQNQSKLNGVKISPAEKPLKSTVSSSSLYGTDVVAEEYRQLVDSLARHVVYNCSDAMPIMSTNVVAFILLYIFRDGCTLDELVEAFDFIRHQLESHTKNIAFCGENIDIINHALDILGPDLVKLQNQEIIETADSQLTQSNFVTVIRPMSFLPNVIELSYYSNTVVTCFAVDSIVVTALYAIQSQMNDPIALAQNNIIVSQDLLVEKSLKLCDIFKYEFIFCKPCQELERVIIDTVVNLSHKEIIILQEESYLEEELWSKRFAKNFDDSSDEEYLNKNSSKSIRYKLNLISEHAKRVEYLHIMLQPLVDVYTFTILSLKGLVGQSLSEKDLIQKILNDIKANIDHGIIKYSECLSIDSIKNALKLFEKWNILECYPQENVKIFYLKDQYDTDSAVMKIYDIIAAFRWTKNTNEKKKMILNEFL; from the exons ATGGGTGGTCTTATtgaaattttccttttcttcggaGTCCTCttctatttcttcaattttgg GGCTTCCAGTATGATTGATATAGTTTCAACACGTTTGCAAGAAGTGTATGCAAAATGGAACCGCAGAACGGAGATAAAGCGAAACCCAGAATCGGATACAGTTCGGTTTTCGACAAAGG AACTTCGGCGAACTGGTcaacaaatgtataaaaaaaagttaCAAGATAAAGAACAAGCAAGAAAAGTTCGGGAAAGTTCTTTATTTCAAATCAAGGAGACTGAACCATTAATCCCTACTGTCACAGAAAGCTCTTTATTTCTACACTATTGCTGCAACAGTTGCACTCCATCATCTAGA aATTCATTAGTAAATACTGTTAGTAAGCAATATGCGCCTTTTGGTACAAATGTCCTATTAATGGAGTCACATCAATCGCTATTCCATAGAATATTACCTCGTGCGATACGCGTTTGTTCTTTTAAAGAACACGATTATTCAAGGGAATCA ATTCTAGAAAGTGACAATTTAAAAGAAGCAACAAAACTGGTTGCTTCTGAAATAATTAAGGATGAGGGTTGTAGTGAAACAGTTGCCCTGGAAAAAGCAAAAGAGAGAGCCAAGACCATACTAACACAAATGGAAAGCAAACCAAACAATCTTTTCATTAGAATTACATCATGGATTACTTATGTACTGTTACCATGTTTTATGCAGTCTGTTATAATATTACCATCTCAAatagaaatgttaaaaaaagCAAATGAGACTGGTCTTCCTGTGATATTACTTCCTTTACATCGTAGTCATATGGATTATTCTATAATTACCTTCCTTCATGTAATGTATGGTATTAAATGTCCATTAATTGCAGCTGGGGATAATTTAAAAATGCCATTTTTTGg GAAGCTTTTGCAAGGTTTGGGCGCATTCTTTATAAAACGTCGAATTGATCCTGTCATAGGCCGCAAAGATATTCTTTATCGTGCCATTCTTCAGACATACATACtgcaaaaattaaaagaagGTCATATTATAGAATTCTTTTTAGAAGGTACACGTACAAGAACTGGTAAACCATGCATGCCAAAAGGTGGCATTTTGAGTGTCATTCTTGATGCATACATGGAGGGAATTATTGAAGATGCAATGATAGTACCTGTTGTACCAAATTATGAACGTCTTATTGATGGAAATTTTGTTCAAGAGCATCTAGGTCAACCAAAGAGGAAAGAAACATTTATATCTACAATGAAAGCCATGTTTTCTactttattaacaaattatggaattatgaaaattgatatttgtCAACCCTTTTCACTTAAG GAAATGTTAAAGTCTTTCCAAAATCAATCAAAATTGAATGGAGTAAAAATATCTCCTGCTGAAAAGCCTTTAAAGTCGACAGTATCTAGCTCATCGTTATATGGTACAGATGTAGTTGCAGAAGAATACCGTCAACTGGTTGACAGTCTTGCACGGCATGTTGTATATA attGTAGTGATGCAATGCCAATAATGTCGACTAACGTTGTTGCGTTCATCcttctatatatatttcgagATGGTTGTACCTTGGATGAATTAGTTGAAGCATTTGATTTCATAAGACACCAGTTAGAAAGTCATACTAAAAACATTGCATTTTGTGGAGAAAATATTGATATCATAAATCATGCT TTAGACATCTTAGGTCCAGATTTAGTAAAACTACAAAATCAAGAAATTATAGAAACAGCTGATAGTCAGCTAACTCAATCAAATTTCGTTACCGTAATCCGTCCTATGTCGTTTCTACCAAATGTAATCGAACTATCTTATTATAGTAATACAGTGGTAACATGTTTTGCTGTGGATAGCATAGTAG TAACAGCTTTGTATGCAATACAATCACAAATGAATGATCCTATAGCTCTTGCTCAAAACAATATCATAGTGTCTCAAGATCTTTTGGTAGAAAAATCACTTAAActttgtgatatttttaaatacgaatTTATTTTCTGCAAGCCATGTCAGGAATTAGAACGCGTTATTATAGACACTGTAGTAAATCTCTCACATAAAgagattattattttacaagaa GAATCTTATTTAGAAGAGGAACTATGGAGTAAAAGATTCGCAAAAAATTTTGATGATAGTTCAGATGAAGAATATCTTAATAAGAATAGCTCTAAAAGTATTCGGTACAAA TTAAATTTAATATCGGAACATGCAAAACGTGTGGAATATCTTCACATAATGTTGCAACCTTTAGTAGATGTTTATACTTTTACTATTTTGTCTCTTAAAGGATTAGTAGGTCAATCGCTAAGCGAGAAAGatttaattcaaaaaattttaaatgacaTAAAGGCGAATATAGATCATGGCATAATAAAATACA GTGAATGTTTATCTATTGATTCAATAAAGAATGCCctcaaattatttgaaaaatggaATATCTTAGAATGTTATCCACAAGAGAATGTTAAAATTTTCTACCTGAAAGATCAATATGATACAGATTCGGCTGTAATGAAAATCTACGATATAATAGCAGCTTTCAGATGGActaaaaatacaaatgaaaaaaaaaagatgatttTGAATGAATTTCTATAA